The Gemmatimonadota bacterium genome includes a region encoding these proteins:
- a CDS encoding NAD(P)(+) transhydrogenase (Re/Si-specific) subunit beta, with product SPIYGMPIIDADKARTVFAIKRSKNPGFAGIENELYFSDKTWMLFGDAKHVVGELAKQLSGGKA from the coding sequence AGCCCCATCTACGGCATGCCCATCATCGACGCGGACAAGGCGCGCACCGTCTTCGCCATCAAGCGCAGCAAGAACCCGGGTTTTGCCGGCATCGAAAACGAGCTCTACTTCTCGGACAAGACCTGGATGCTCTTCGGCGATGCCAAGCATGTCGTCGGCGAGCTAGCGAAGCAACTGTCCGGCGGGAAAGCCTAA
- the nagB gene encoding glucosamine-6-phosphate deaminase, giving the protein MLVIIRKDYDAVSQEAARLVSDRLLKKPDLVLGLATGGTPRGLYQELARLHREKGLDFSKVTTFNLDEYIGLPPSHEQSYHTFMHQALFQHVNLDPRNIYIPDGMTQDVGTFCDWYEAQIERVGGMDLQVLGIGGNGHLAFNEPGSSLGSRTRIKTLTERTIRDNARFFGSLEAVPRYAITMGIGTIMDARELVLLATGEGKAEAIRDSVEGPITAMVPASIIQMHRRAYVIIDEAAASKLSREHVEELVGREYAEPARNA; this is encoded by the coding sequence ATGCTGGTCATCATCCGCAAGGACTACGACGCCGTCAGCCAGGAGGCCGCGCGCCTGGTCTCGGACCGTCTGCTGAAGAAACCCGACCTCGTGCTCGGCCTCGCGACGGGCGGCACGCCGCGCGGCCTCTACCAGGAGCTCGCGCGCCTTCACCGCGAGAAGGGGCTGGACTTCTCCAAGGTCACCACCTTCAACCTCGACGAGTACATCGGGCTGCCGCCCTCGCATGAGCAGAGCTACCACACCTTCATGCACCAGGCGCTCTTCCAGCACGTCAACCTCGACCCGCGCAACATCTACATCCCGGACGGCATGACGCAGGACGTGGGCACCTTCTGCGACTGGTACGAGGCGCAAATCGAGCGCGTGGGCGGCATGGACCTGCAGGTGCTGGGCATCGGCGGCAACGGCCACCTCGCCTTCAATGAGCCCGGCTCCTCGCTCGGCTCGCGCACCCGCATCAAGACACTGACCGAGCGGACGATCCGCGACAATGCCCGCTTCTTCGGCAGCCTCGAGGCGGTGCCGCGCTACGCCATCACCATGGGTATTGGCACGATCATGGACGCGCGCGAGCTGGTGCTGCTGGCCACCGGCGAGGGCAAGGCGGAGGCGATCCGCGACTCCGTCGAGGGGCCCATTACGGCCATGGTGCCGGCCTCCATCATCCAGATGCACCGCCGCGCCTACGTCATCATCGACGAGGCGGCCGCATCCAAGCTGTCGCGGGAGCACGTGGAAGAGCTGGTCGGGAGGGAGTACGCGGAACCGGCTCGCAATGCTTGA
- a CDS encoding DUF72 domain-containing protein, whose product MRLLTGTSGYAYKEWKGSFYPEELPAAQMLRYYAGQFPAVEINNTFYRMPATKMLEEWSAQVPAGFTFVLKASRQITHILRLKEVAQPVSYLLQQAAVLGDKLGPLLFQLPPNLKKDLPRLEAFLALLPAARRAALEFRHASWFEDDVFAALQARDVALCVSDTDEESATPFAVTADWGYLRLRREMYGEGDLGDWAKRVADAPWKDAFVFFKHEEAGAGPKLAKRFAELFRG is encoded by the coding sequence ATGCGGCTCCTGACCGGGACCAGCGGCTACGCCTACAAGGAGTGGAAGGGCAGCTTTTACCCGGAGGAGCTGCCGGCCGCGCAGATGCTGCGCTACTATGCCGGCCAGTTCCCGGCGGTGGAGATCAACAACACGTTCTACCGCATGCCGGCCACGAAGATGCTCGAGGAGTGGTCGGCGCAGGTGCCGGCCGGCTTCACCTTCGTGCTCAAGGCGTCGCGCCAGATCACGCACATCCTGCGGCTGAAGGAGGTGGCCCAGCCGGTCTCGTACCTGCTGCAGCAGGCGGCGGTGCTCGGTGACAAGCTGGGCCCATTGCTCTTCCAGCTCCCGCCCAACCTGAAGAAGGACCTGCCACGGCTGGAGGCTTTCCTGGCACTGCTGCCCGCAGCGCGGCGTGCGGCGCTCGAGTTCCGGCACGCCTCCTGGTTCGAAGACGACGTCTTTGCCGCGCTGCAAGCGCGCGATGTTGCGCTGTGCGTGTCAGACACGGACGAGGAGTCGGCCACGCCATTTGCTGTCACGGCCGATTGGGGATACCTGCGGCTGCGGCGTGAAATGTATGGCGAGGGCGATCTGGGGGATTGGGCCAAGCGGGTGGCGGATGCGCCCTGGAAAGACGCATTCGTCTTCTTCAAGCACGAAGAGGCGGGCGCGGGACCGAAGCTTGCCAAACGCTTTGCCGAGCTGTTCCGCGGCTGA